A part of Rhopalosiphum maidis isolate BTI-1 chromosome 3, ASM367621v3, whole genome shotgun sequence genomic DNA contains:
- the LOC113558608 gene encoding polyhomeotic-like protein 1, translating to MMDSMNVFKNTKIQSDPVDEARFKVFDDWKTTFENYYRHNPRFKKYKIDIGQIEPIKITSNPKFWTAEDVYKYVTNDLFCKDVGLKLFNEEVDGVAFMLLNEEQLLLRLRCTINLAIRIMCHVAEVKYVCLTKYCNVQV from the exons ATGATGGATAGTATgaatgtattcaaaaatactaaaattcaaTCCGATCCTGTTGATGAAGCTcgatttaaagtttttgatgattg gaAAACcacttttgaaaactattacCGCCATAATCCaagatttaagaaatataaaattgatataggTCAAATAGAACCTATCAAGATCACATCAAATCCAAAATTTTGGACTGCTGAAGATGTTTATAAGTATGTGACAAATGATCTGTTTTGTAAAGATGTtggactaaaattatttaatgag gAAGTTGATGGAGTAGCATTTATGCTATTAAATGAAGAACAACTTTTACTGCGGTTAAGATGTACGATAAATTTAGCAATAAGAATAATGTGTCATGTCGCTGAAGTGAAATATGtttgtttaacaaaatattgtaatgttcaa gtttaa